A stretch of the Coprobacillus cateniformis genome encodes the following:
- a CDS encoding VOC family protein, producing the protein MEKEFNNVKSGKMRKRNMKYCGSLYVIKDSEKTKAFYKEILGLRVITDFGANFVLTGGISFQTLDSWQNFIEKSTDDIHLNANNGEMYFESEDLDDFIKRLDSRDDIEYVHPLKTHDWGQRGIRIYDPDHHIIEISETLSNVCKRFIEQGLNLQEISQKTMLSEKMINRLLKK; encoded by the coding sequence ATGGAAAAAGAATTCAACAATGTCAAGTCTGGAAAGATGAGAAAGCGTAATATGAAGTATTGTGGAAGTTTATATGTTATCAAGGATAGTGAAAAAACCAAAGCTTTCTATAAAGAGATTTTAGGTTTAAGAGTTATTACTGATTTTGGAGCAAACTTTGTTTTAACTGGTGGCATTTCTTTTCAAACCTTAGATAGTTGGCAGAACTTTATAGAAAAATCGACTGATGATATTCATCTCAATGCGAATAATGGTGAAATGTATTTTGAGAGTGAAGATTTAGATGACTTTATCAAACGCTTAGACTCTAGAGATGATATTGAATATGTTCATCCTTTGAAAACGCATGATTGGGGACAAAGAGGTATTCGTATTTATGACCCAGATCATCATATTATTGAAATCAGTGAAACTTTATCAAATGTTTGCAAAAGGTTTATTGAACAAGGTTTAAATCTTCAAGAGATTTCTCAAAAAACAATGCTGTCTGAAAAAATGATTAATAGATTATTAAAGAAATAA
- a CDS encoding IS110 family transposase produces the protein MKLVGIDIAKYEHAAFIMEASTGESLCDPFFFKNNKEGFKKLYTELNKYSKNELLIGMEDTGHYNFAIESSLLAEGYKVALINPITTKSLRKASLKSVKSDKEDALLITKALLDKAYYRIISIQDEKLKEAKELTRYRTQLTLEMNRKKNVLQRHIDIVFPEFNTLFNNEYTITYLNILRKYSDAYTIAHTDIRSLRKCFKYCNSFSAEELKELASNSVGIHDVSISFIIQSVISSIDLINSQIEELDKKIEELAITQASSITSIPGISIITGTSILAELGDISKYSNAGKVIKFAGVNPYISESGKFSADKTAITKKGSKYLRTTLYRVIIPVIRHNPAFNNYYHLKRNQGKGHLCALGHCVRKLLRIIYHLETNNLSFDINSLK, from the coding sequence ATGAAACTTGTTGGCATTGACATCGCCAAATATGAACACGCTGCTTTTATCATGGAGGCTTCTACTGGCGAATCTTTATGTGATCCTTTTTTCTTCAAAAACAATAAAGAAGGTTTTAAAAAACTCTATACGGAACTTAATAAATATTCAAAAAACGAACTCTTAATCGGTATGGAAGATACAGGGCACTATAACTTCGCCATTGAAAGTAGTTTATTGGCTGAAGGCTATAAAGTAGCTCTTATTAACCCTATTACTACTAAAAGCCTTAGAAAAGCTTCTTTAAAATCCGTTAAAAGTGATAAAGAAGATGCCCTATTAATTACGAAAGCGCTTTTAGACAAAGCCTACTATCGTATCATCTCTATTCAAGATGAGAAATTAAAGGAAGCGAAAGAATTAACTCGCTATCGTACACAACTAACCCTTGAAATGAATCGTAAAAAGAATGTTCTTCAACGACATATTGACATTGTTTTTCCTGAATTTAATACATTATTTAATAACGAATACACCATTACTTATTTAAACATTTTAAGAAAATATAGTGACGCTTATACAATTGCTCATACAGACATTCGTTCTTTAAGAAAATGTTTTAAATATTGTAACTCCTTTAGTGCGGAAGAATTAAAAGAATTAGCTTCTAATTCTGTTGGCATTCATGATGTTTCTATTTCTTTTATCATTCAATCGGTTATTTCCAGTATTGATTTAATCAACTCTCAAATTGAAGAATTAGATAAAAAAATAGAAGAACTCGCCATCACACAAGCTTCTTCTATCACATCAATACCAGGAATATCAATTATTACTGGTACTTCTATTTTAGCTGAACTTGGTGATATAAGTAAATACTCAAATGCAGGAAAAGTAATTAAATTTGCAGGTGTAAATCCTTATATAAGTGAATCTGGCAAATTTTCAGCTGATAAAACAGCCATAACCAAGAAAGGTTCCAAATATCTAAGAACAACACTTTATAGAGTCATTATTCCTGTAATTCGTCATAACCCTGCATTCAATAATTACTATCATTTAAAACGAAATCAAGGTAAAGGGCACCTCTGTGCTTTAGGTCATTGTGTAAGAAAACTTTTGAGGATTATTTATCATCTCGAAACAAACAATCTATCTTTCGATATAAATTCACTCAAATAG
- a CDS encoding ABC1 kinase family protein: MPKEIQNNSGSLSSKHRLAQIIAILKKHHLTKGIDPVKLRMILEDLGPTFVKIGQIMSSRQDMFSERYCQELTQLRDNVAPMNMATIRTVVEDEYGTDLEDIFMTFDQVPLGSASIAQVHKATLRNGKQIVVKVQRPSIYNMMERDISLVRRAIQLLRLNEVLGSVVDLNIVLDEFWQTAKEEMDFLNEAQYAEHFIKLNEDLLYIGAPHIETEYTTSKVLVMEYVDGFEIDNRDLLLKNGYDNHEIAVKISENYIKQIVDDGFFHADPHPGNLRIRDGKIVWIDFGMMGILKREDKDLMKQAVLAIGNNDTQQLADVILVLGVHEDRIDYTLFYDDIENFMQHYVSMDLKDMNLGDAVQEIFTIAHKHHISMPKGVSMLARGLVTMESTVMHLDPHISIIEVAANHVAGHILKDLDIKKELSTTGKKVYDATQYGLNIPIQLSELIRMIMKGRIKINLDIMDSSVPLNSVNHMVNKLTVGIVSAGLLMASSLLCTTQMSPQFFGIPAIGFIGYMTAIGLGIWLLITVLKERKYRK; encoded by the coding sequence ATGCCAAAAGAGATACAGAATAATTCAGGATCTTTAAGCAGTAAGCATCGCCTTGCACAAATTATTGCTATATTGAAAAAACATCATCTTACAAAAGGTATAGATCCAGTGAAATTAAGAATGATATTAGAAGATTTAGGACCGACTTTTGTGAAGATTGGGCAAATTATGTCCTCACGTCAAGATATGTTTTCTGAACGTTACTGTCAGGAGCTAACCCAATTACGAGATAATGTTGCACCTATGAATATGGCAACAATAAGAACTGTTGTAGAAGATGAGTATGGAACAGATTTAGAAGATATATTTATGACATTTGATCAAGTACCACTTGGAAGTGCTTCTATAGCTCAAGTTCATAAGGCGACTCTAAGAAATGGCAAGCAAATTGTTGTTAAAGTCCAAAGACCTTCTATTTATAATATGATGGAAAGAGATATCTCTTTAGTAAGAAGAGCAATACAGTTATTGCGACTCAATGAGGTTTTAGGGAGTGTCGTTGATTTAAACATTGTTTTAGATGAATTCTGGCAGACTGCAAAAGAAGAAATGGATTTTTTAAATGAAGCACAATATGCTGAACATTTTATCAAACTGAATGAAGATTTGTTATATATAGGTGCACCCCATATTGAAACAGAATATACAACGAGTAAAGTTCTTGTGATGGAATATGTTGATGGTTTTGAAATTGATAATAGAGATTTGCTTTTAAAAAATGGTTATGATAATCATGAAATTGCTGTTAAAATATCAGAAAACTATATCAAACAAATTGTTGATGATGGTTTCTTTCATGCTGATCCGCATCCTGGCAATTTAAGAATTAGGGATGGTAAAATTGTGTGGATTGATTTTGGAATGATGGGAATCTTAAAACGAGAAGATAAAGATTTAATGAAGCAAGCAGTGCTTGCAATTGGGAATAATGATACACAACAACTTGCAGATGTTATATTGGTATTAGGGGTTCATGAAGACCGCATTGATTATACACTTTTTTATGATGATATAGAAAATTTTATGCAGCATTATGTTAGTATGGATTTGAAAGATATGAATTTAGGTGACGCTGTGCAAGAAATCTTTACTATTGCTCATAAACATCATATTTCAATGCCTAAAGGTGTGAGTATGTTAGCTCGTGGACTTGTTACGATGGAAAGTACAGTTATGCATCTTGATCCTCACATAAGTATTATTGAAGTTGCAGCTAATCATGTTGCAGGTCATATTTTAAAAGATTTAGATATAAAAAAAGAATTGTCTACAACTGGTAAAAAAGTCTATGATGCAACTCAGTATGGATTAAATATTCCTATCCAATTATCTGAACTTATTCGTATGATAATGAAAGGTCGTATAAAAATAAATCTTGATATTATGGATTCAAGTGTTCCTTTGAACTCTGTCAATCATATGGTTAATAAATTAACAGTTGGGATTGTGAGTGCTGGTTTACTAATGGCAAGTAGTTTATTGTGTACAACTCAGATGAGTCCTCAGTTTTTTGGAATACCAGCTATTGGTTTTATTGGCTATATGACAGCTATTGGATTAGGGATATGGTTGTTGATAACTGTATTAAAAGAAAGAAAATATCGTAAATAG
- a CDS encoding ABC transporter permease yields MKFNMRCFIALFKKDFKNSFTNKNVLLLLCLPVMFCLLYTMIYSDMEGIPTGFVTILCIVLVLSIIPVNILANMVAEEKEKHTLRSLMMANVSASEFLLSKATVALLLVVLDSFLIFICCGEGFLNIGYLLIVITIVSIGLLFFGALVGLLSKDQMSAGTLSSPIMILLMLPPMFANMNAFFEKIAVAFPTTSFKTLYFILQDGQSLFSQDALIAFGVAVAWIVLGLIGFTIVYKKRGLDD; encoded by the coding sequence ATGAAATTCAATATGCGTTGCTTCATAGCTTTATTTAAGAAAGATTTTAAAAACAGTTTTACAAATAAAAATGTTCTCTTATTACTTTGTTTACCAGTTATGTTTTGTCTTCTATATACAATGATTTATTCTGATATGGAAGGTATACCAACAGGATTTGTAACAATTTTATGCATTGTTTTGGTTTTATCAATTATTCCAGTTAATATTCTTGCCAATATGGTTGCAGAAGAAAAAGAAAAGCATACACTTCGCTCCTTAATGATGGCTAATGTCAGTGCTTCTGAGTTTTTGCTAAGTAAAGCAACAGTAGCATTATTATTGGTTGTTTTAGATTCATTTTTAATCTTTATATGCTGTGGTGAAGGTTTTCTCAATATAGGCTATTTATTAATTGTGATTACAATTGTATCGATTGGTCTTTTGTTTTTTGGTGCATTAGTAGGATTGTTGTCTAAAGATCAAATGAGTGCTGGGACACTGAGTTCACCTATTATGATTTTACTAATGTTGCCACCAATGTTTGCCAATATGAATGCTTTTTTTGAAAAGATAGCTGTTGCTTTTCCAACTACTTCATTCAAAACACTTTATTTTATTTTACAAGATGGACAATCATTATTCTCACAAGATGCTCTTATTGCTTTTGGTGTTGCAGTAGCGTGGATTGTTCTTGGATTAATAGGATTTACAATTGTATATAAAAAACGTGGATTAGATGATTAA
- a CDS encoding phasin family protein, with protein MSNFNEDLKKVLLAGIGAVAVTAEKSKEVVEQLVKKGELTVEQGKVLNEELKHNVAEKLREPLTVDKISKDLEKVNDEELEILKAKIEELQNAKRDTE; from the coding sequence ATGAGTAACTTTAATGAAGATTTAAAAAAGGTCTTATTGGCTGGTATTGGTGCTGTTGCAGTGACAGCAGAAAAATCTAAAGAAGTTGTTGAGCAGTTGGTTAAAAAAGGTGAATTAACTGTTGAACAAGGTAAAGTTCTTAATGAAGAATTAAAACATAATGTTGCAGAAAAATTAAGAGAACCATTAACTGTAGATAAAATAAGTAAAGATCTAGAAAAGGTTAATGATGAGGAATTAGAGATTTTAAAAGCAAAGATAGAAGAATTACAAAATGCCAAAAGAGATACAGAATAA
- a CDS encoding LytTR family transcriptional regulator DNA-binding domain-containing protein, with amino-acid sequence MKEKIQQLIQEHVALHIECSKDIALKIEDIVSEYQNMSILSENMAMYEDMKVKEYLRFFADISQKREFIEQAIEYMHLTDFLHLRIAKCTLIQKRRILIAREIIKDCDIYCLEEPMKDLNEESIHMILHWFEIAKRHHKKIITISRSFKDICLCDGYKVYIRNDHIQPIEQEENIEIDDDTMVIQKISVKLNNRIFLLNPEDIDYVEAYDGKSQVYVRGSCYQSPFSMDELENRLHRFGFYRCHRSYLVNMQRVTQIVKWTRNSYSLKLINYEDSMIPLSKLKIQEMKTIYQF; translated from the coding sequence GTGAAGGAGAAAATTCAACAACTAATACAAGAACATGTTGCATTACATATTGAATGTTCAAAAGATATTGCTTTGAAGATTGAAGATATTGTGAGTGAATATCAAAACATGTCTATCTTAAGTGAAAATATGGCCATGTATGAGGATATGAAGGTTAAGGAATATCTACGTTTTTTTGCTGATATATCACAGAAAAGAGAATTCATAGAACAAGCCATTGAATATATGCATCTTACAGATTTTTTACATCTTAGAATTGCTAAATGTACATTAATTCAAAAACGGCGTATTTTAATTGCTAGAGAAATTATTAAAGATTGTGATATTTATTGTCTAGAAGAACCAATGAAAGATCTTAATGAAGAAAGTATTCATATGATATTACATTGGTTTGAGATTGCTAAGCGACATCATAAGAAAATAATAACAATATCTCGTTCATTTAAGGACATCTGTTTGTGTGATGGATATAAGGTGTATATTCGAAATGATCACATTCAACCTATTGAGCAAGAAGAAAATATTGAAATTGATGATGATACAATGGTTATTCAAAAAATATCTGTAAAACTCAATAATCGTATTTTTTTATTAAACCCTGAGGATATTGATTATGTAGAAGCATATGATGGAAAATCCCAAGTTTATGTAAGAGGAAGTTGTTATCAATCACCTTTTTCAATGGATGAGCTTGAAAATCGTCTTCATCGCTTTGGGTTCTATCGTTGTCATCGATCATATTTGGTAAATATGCAAAGAGTTACACAAATTGTGAAATGGACAAGGAACTCTTATTCATTAAAATTAATCAATTATGAAGACTCTATGATTCCTTTAAGTAAATTAAAAATACAGGAAATGAAGACTATTTATCAGTTTTAA
- a CDS encoding L-2-amino-thiazoline-4-carboxylic acid hydrolase, with translation MSKINNEPKIKNPLVTAVRGQLEQRASWLYLLCDEAKKKGVDPMEIGPAAIQRCGLIQGKDLIAKGQTTSLKGLRKTLFTKPAQWMFEMKIQNCSDDQLEIHFHYCPLVKAWQKAGCSDEEIAMYCDIAMCGDRGIGQAYGCQLDLLKTIAKGDEICHLRYYREK, from the coding sequence ATGTCAAAGATTAACAATGAACCTAAAATTAAAAATCCCTTAGTGACTGCTGTACGTGGTCAACTTGAACAAAGAGCTTCTTGGCTATATTTACTTTGCGATGAAGCCAAGAAGAAAGGAGTTGATCCTATGGAGATTGGTCCAGCAGCTATTCAACGTTGCGGTCTTATACAAGGAAAAGACTTAATTGCCAAAGGACAAACGACGAGTTTAAAAGGACTTAGAAAAACTCTATTTACAAAACCTGCTCAATGGATGTTTGAAATGAAAATCCAAAATTGTAGTGATGATCAGTTAGAAATACATTTTCATTATTGTCCCCTTGTCAAAGCATGGCAAAAAGCAGGCTGTAGCGATGAAGAAATTGCTATGTACTGTGATATTGCTATGTGTGGAGACCGGGGTATTGGTCAAGCTTATGGATGCCAACTCGATTTGCTAAAAACAATCGCTAAGGGTGATGAAATTTGCCATTTACGTTATTATCGAGAAAAATAA
- a CDS encoding DUF3795 domain-containing protein, which yields MIESRCGIKCSECEYREQMGCPGCLHMEKPFWGDKCVIKDSCESKGHQHCGMCETFPCDQLKAFAYDEKQGDDGKRIQQCQVWKDEKA from the coding sequence ATGATCGAATCAAGATGTGGTATTAAATGTAGTGAATGTGAATATAGAGAACAAATGGGATGTCCAGGGTGCTTACATATGGAAAAGCCTTTTTGGGGTGACAAATGTGTTATTAAAGATTCTTGTGAAAGTAAAGGTCACCAACATTGTGGAATGTGTGAAACTTTTCCATGTGACCAACTCAAAGCATTTGCTTATGATGAAAAGCAAGGTGATGATGGAAAAAGAATTCAACAATGTCAAGTCTGGAAAGATGAGAAAGCGTAA
- a CDS encoding ABC transporter ATP-binding protein: MTDNIISVQQLTKSFGSHKALDNCSFEIKKGEIFGFLGPSGAGKTTTIKLLSGQLHSDTGQITILNDSPFSQEIKQKIGIMSDNSGLYEKMSVYDNLVLFADIYGVDHSHVERVLREVDLLDAKKMLVSKLSRGMRQRVIFARTIIHSPEILFLDEPTANLDPATAQEVRDIIKLLNQMGTTVFLTTHNMEEADELCHRIAFLNHGHVIECGKPEDLKLKYSKQTIELTTQDGKRTIPLNKEKLISELKDIDELLMIHSIEPSLKEVFLFLTEGE; the protein is encoded by the coding sequence ATGACAGATAATATTATTTCGGTTCAACAGCTTACAAAAAGTTTTGGATCACATAAAGCTTTGGACAATTGTTCATTTGAAATTAAGAAAGGTGAAATATTTGGATTTTTGGGTCCAAGTGGAGCTGGAAAAACAACGACAATTAAATTGTTATCAGGTCAGCTGCATAGTGATACTGGTCAAATTACTATTTTAAATGATAGTCCTTTTTCACAAGAAATAAAGCAAAAGATTGGCATTATGAGTGATAACAGTGGTTTATATGAAAAGATGAGCGTTTATGATAACTTAGTATTGTTTGCTGATATCTATGGTGTTGATCATAGTCATGTGGAGCGTGTATTAAGGGAAGTTGATCTTTTAGATGCTAAGAAAATGCTTGTATCTAAATTGTCACGTGGAATGAGACAAAGAGTTATTTTTGCAAGAACGATTATTCATTCTCCAGAGATCTTATTTTTAGATGAACCAACTGCTAATCTTGATCCAGCAACTGCTCAAGAAGTAAGAGATATCATTAAACTCTTAAATCAAATGGGAACAACGGTTTTCTTAACAACCCATAACATGGAAGAAGCTGATGAGCTTTGTCATCGTATTGCTTTCTTAAATCATGGACATGTTATTGAATGTGGGAAACCAGAGGATTTGAAATTAAAATATTCTAAACAGACAATAGAATTAACTACACAAGATGGGAAAAGAACAATCCCATTAAATAAAGAAAAATTAATTTCTGAATTAAAAGATATTGATGAATTGCTGATGATTCATTCTATTGAACCATCATTAAAAGAAGTCTTTCTATTCTTAACAGAGGGGGAATAA
- a CDS encoding AraC family transcriptional regulator — translation MELKIESYTKPYINKTDHHLYIAPSPKLQNIVAHYTITFQNHELEIPEHSVLNLIPDVSGCFVFKFFDKLSIKVWGPTTKVVTVDNDLNTFPCRFFIEFLPGGLYQVLGINVHSILDQKIELEDLNEALYQEIRDLFEKVTTFDEVVEIIDDILCREVKKHSIHQQIIKSIERIYTQHESFHTSLIAAELGISERQLNRYFHKYVGMSFKKFTKIVNINHLIQDMSKKKLIDLTFDYEYFDQAHFNHVFKEICQTTPTHYLQNLSDFYNELYKF, via the coding sequence ATGGAATTAAAGATTGAAAGTTATACAAAACCATACATTAACAAGACTGATCATCATTTATATATTGCTCCATCTCCAAAACTACAAAACATTGTTGCTCATTATACAATTACTTTTCAAAATCATGAACTTGAAATTCCAGAACATTCTGTCTTAAATCTCATTCCAGATGTAAGTGGATGCTTTGTTTTTAAATTCTTTGATAAATTATCAATTAAAGTATGGGGGCCAACAACAAAAGTTGTTACTGTTGATAATGATCTGAATACTTTTCCATGTCGTTTTTTTATTGAATTTTTACCTGGTGGACTCTATCAAGTCTTAGGCATAAATGTACATAGTATTTTAGATCAAAAAATAGAACTAGAAGACTTAAATGAAGCACTTTATCAAGAAATTAGAGATTTGTTTGAAAAAGTAACAACTTTTGATGAAGTGGTAGAAATTATTGATGACATTCTTTGCAGAGAAGTTAAGAAACATTCTATTCACCAGCAAATCATTAAATCCATAGAACGTATTTATACACAACATGAAAGTTTTCATACATCTCTTATTGCAGCAGAACTTGGGATTAGTGAAAGACAGCTTAATCGATATTTTCATAAATATGTAGGAATGAGTTTTAAGAAATTCACTAAAATCGTAAATATTAATCACCTTATACAAGATATGTCTAAGAAAAAATTAATTGATTTAACTTTTGATTATGAATATTTTGATCAAGCACATTTTAACCATGTATTTAAAGAAATTTGTCAAACAACACCCACACATTATCTGCAGAATTTGTCTGATTTTTACAATGAATTATACAAATTCTAA